One window from the genome of Salvia splendens isolate huo1 chromosome 9, SspV2, whole genome shotgun sequence encodes:
- the LOC121748406 gene encoding serine/threonine-protein kinase 4 homolog A-like isoform X3 encodes MKSSYPEGFEEPVIATLLRETLRALVYLHSHGHIHRDVKSGNILLDSNGAIKLGDYGVSACMYDTGDRQRTRNTFVGTPCWMAPEVMQQLHGYDFKADIWSFGITALELAHGHAPFSKYPPMKVLLMTLQNAPPGLDYERDKRFSKSFKEMVAACLVKDPKKRPTSEKLLKHPFFKHARSIEYLERGILAGMPPLGERFKLLKAKEADMLVQNKALYEDKEHLSQQEYIRGISAWNFNLDDLKNQAALIPDDFVSNSDDASVSGKYADGQESLFSEKDSDSKAVSNLEDELNDLPNMEDSLAAFPMKPLQALKGCFDVCEDDIAATSPTSRDSIPSDFEQQNPQQSSTSAVDQEAGTDDGLDPSHSSIAGRRKFSSGSLLQEYVVSPRKLIGNGDRDHLQPRFQVDRNSSGPLQYRHKKDFSIPNAGEDASEGAILEQRGRFKVTSADVSTKGSMNLVSPVSGGSTSPTIPSHSGALILPSLQFILQQNTAQRDEILKLMKMLEQPSGNGHELTEAGILSPINPTLKERELQTQIMQLQQSIGSVVDELHRVKAKNSQLERKLNAVLKQDDKVQ; translated from the exons ATGAAATCATCTTATCCGGAAGGTTTTGAGGAGCCTGTTATTGCTACATTATTACGTGAGACCCTCAGAGCTCTTGTGTACCTTCACAGCCATGGACATATCCACAGAGATGTGAAG TCAGGGAACATACTGCTTGATTCTAATGGCGCCATTAAATTGGGAGACTATGGAGTCTCTGCATGCATGTATGATACTGGTGATCGTCAGCGTACACGTAATACTTTTGTTGGAACACCATGCTG GATGGCACCCGAAGTCATGCAGCAGTTACATGGTTATGATTTCAA AGCAGACATATGGTCATTTGGAATCACAGCACTTGAACTTGCTCATGGTCATGCCCCTTTCTCCAAGTACCCACCTATGAAG GTTCTGTTGATGACGCTACAAAATGCACCTCCAGGTCTGGACTACGAAAGGGACAAGAGGTTCTCTAAG TCTTTCAAAGAGATGGTCGCTGCCTGCTTGGTGAAGGATCCCAAAAAACGCCCCACCTCAGAAAAGCTTTTGAAGCATCCCTTCTTTAAACATGCACGCTCAATTGAATATTTGGAGCGTGGTATCCTTGCCGGCATGCCACCTCTAGGAGAACGTTTTAAGCTGCTTAAG GCGAAAGAAGCAGATATGCTGGTGCAAAATAAGGCACTATATGAGGACAAGGAACATCTATCGCAG CAAGAGTACATTCGAGGAATCAGTGCCTGGAATTTCAACTTGGATGATTTGAAGAACCAAGCTGCCCTT ATTCCAGATGATTTTGTATCAAACTCCGATGATGCAAGTGTTAGTGGGAAGTATGCTGATGGTCAGGAAAGTTTGTTCTCTGAGAAGGATAGTGATTCCAAAGCTGTGTCTAACTTGGAG GATGAGCTCAATGATTTACCTAATATGGAGGATTCTCTTGCTGCATTTCCAATGAAACCTCTTCAGGCTCTGAA GGGTTGTTTTGATGTTTGTGAAGATGATATTGCTGCTACTAGTCCAACTTCAAGAGATTCTATTCCTTCAGATTTTGAACAGCAAAATCCACAACAGTCATCTACTAGTGCTGTGGATCAAGAAGCAGGAACAGATGATGGTTTGGATCCATCTCATTCTTCTATTGCAGGACGCAGAAAATTTTCCAGTGGCTCACTGCTACAGGAATATGTGGTTTCCCCAAGAAAACTTATTGGTAATGGGGATAG AGATCATCTGCAACCAAGATTTCAAGTAGATCGGAATTCTAGTGGTCCACTGCAGTATCGTCACAAGAAAGATTTCAGTATTCCTAATGCAG GCGAGGATGCATCAGAAGGTGCTATACTTGAACAGAGAGGACGTTTCAAAGTCACATCAGCAGATGTGAGTACCAAG GGTTCAATGAACTTGGTAAGCCCAGTTTCTGGTGGTTCAACAAGCCCAACAATACCAAGCCATTCAGGTGCTTTAATTCTTCCATCATTGCAATTCATCCTGCAGCAGAACACTGCACAAAGA GACGAGATACTTAAATTGATGAAGATGTTGGAGCAACCTTCTG GTAATGGCCATGAGCTAACTGAAGCTGGAATACTTTCACCG ATAAACCCGACACTTAAGGAGCGAGAGTTGCAAACTCAGATTATGCAGTTGCAGCAAAG CATTGGAAGTGTGGTCGATGAGCTCCATAGAGTAAAGGCGAAGAATTCTCAG TTGGAAAGAAAATTAAACGCAGTACTCAAGCAAGACGACAAGGTACAATGA
- the LOC121746916 gene encoding universal stress protein A-like protein has protein sequence MAAAEGTAPTRIMVAVNESTLKGYPHASISSRGAFDWTLNKIVRTNTSDFKLLLLHVQVPDEDGFDDVDSIFASPEDFRTMKRRDKIRGLHLLEYFVNHCHEIGVACEAWIKIGDPKEVICHEVNHVQPDFLVVGSRGLGPFQKVFVGTVSEFCVKHADCPVMAIKRNASQTPQDPVDD, from the exons ATGGCAGCGGCGGAAGGTACTGCGCCGACTCGGATAATGGTGGCGGTGAACGAGTCAACTCTCAAAGGTTATCCCCACGCCTCCATAAGCAGCAGAGGAGCTTTTGACTGGACTCTAAACAAAATCGTCCGCACCAACACTTCCGATTTCAAGCTTCTGTTACTTCATGTTCAAGTCCCCGACGAAGACG GTTTCGATGATGTGGATAGCATATTTGCATCCCCAGAAGATTTCAGGACGATGAAGCGTAGAGATAAGATCAGAGGTCTTCATCTTTTGGAGTACTTCGTGAATCACTGTCATGAAATTGGG GTTGCTTGTGAAGCATGGATAAAGATAGGTGATCCCAAAGAAGTCATCTGCCATGAAGTTAATCATGTCCAGCCAGATTTTCTTGTTGTGGGAAGCAGAGGTCTTGGACCTTTCCAGAA GGTGTTTGTGGGAACTGTGAGTGAATTTTGTGTGAAGCATGCTGATTGCCCTGTGATGGCAATCAAGCGCAATGCATCTCAGACTCCTCAGGATCCTGTTGACGACTGA
- the LOC121748406 gene encoding serine/threonine-protein kinase BLUS1-like isoform X1: MSQEPTKKFPLNAQDYELYEEVGEGVSATVYRALCIPLNEVVAIKVLDLEKCNNDLDGIRREVQTMILIDHSNLLRAHCSFTAGHNLWVVMPYMAGGSCLHIMKSSYPEGFEEPVIATLLRETLRALVYLHSHGHIHRDVKSGNILLDSNGAIKLGDYGVSACMYDTGDRQRTRNTFVGTPCWMAPEVMQQLHGYDFKADIWSFGITALELAHGHAPFSKYPPMKVLLMTLQNAPPGLDYERDKRFSKSFKEMVAACLVKDPKKRPTSEKLLKHPFFKHARSIEYLERGILAGMPPLGERFKLLKAKEADMLVQNKALYEDKEHLSQQEYIRGISAWNFNLDDLKNQAALIPDDFVSNSDDASVSGKYADGQESLFSEKDSDSKAVSNLEDELNDLPNMEDSLAAFPMKPLQALKGCFDVCEDDIAATSPTSRDSIPSDFEQQNPQQSSTSAVDQEAGTDDGLDPSHSSIAGRRKFSSGSLLQEYVVSPRKLIGNGDRDHLQPRFQVDRNSSGPLQYRHKKDFSIPNAGEDASEGAILEQRGRFKVTSADVSTKGSMNLVSPVSGGSTSPTIPSHSGALILPSLQFILQQNTAQRDEILKLMKMLEQPSGNGHELTEAGILSPINPTLKERELQTQIMQLQQSIGSVVDELHRVKAKNSQLERKLNAVLKQDDKVQ; this comes from the exons ATGTCTCAAGAACCAACCAAAAAATTTCCTCTTAATGCTCAAGATTATGAGTTATATGAGGAAGTTGGAGAGGGCGTCAGTGCGACTGTATACAGAGCTCTTTGTATTCCACTTAACGAGGTTGTTGCAATAAAGGTTCTTGATCTTGAGAAGTGCAACAATGACTTG GATGGCATTCGGAGAGAGGTGCAAACCATGATTCTGATTGACCATTCAAATCTCTTACGGGCTCACTGCTCATTCACTGCTGGCCATAATCTATGGGTTGTTATGCCTTACATGGCAGGTGGATCTTGCCTACACATTATGAAATCATCTTATCCGGAAGGTTTTGAGGAGCCTGTTATTGCTACATTATTACGTGAGACCCTCAGAGCTCTTGTGTACCTTCACAGCCATGGACATATCCACAGAGATGTGAAG TCAGGGAACATACTGCTTGATTCTAATGGCGCCATTAAATTGGGAGACTATGGAGTCTCTGCATGCATGTATGATACTGGTGATCGTCAGCGTACACGTAATACTTTTGTTGGAACACCATGCTG GATGGCACCCGAAGTCATGCAGCAGTTACATGGTTATGATTTCAA AGCAGACATATGGTCATTTGGAATCACAGCACTTGAACTTGCTCATGGTCATGCCCCTTTCTCCAAGTACCCACCTATGAAG GTTCTGTTGATGACGCTACAAAATGCACCTCCAGGTCTGGACTACGAAAGGGACAAGAGGTTCTCTAAG TCTTTCAAAGAGATGGTCGCTGCCTGCTTGGTGAAGGATCCCAAAAAACGCCCCACCTCAGAAAAGCTTTTGAAGCATCCCTTCTTTAAACATGCACGCTCAATTGAATATTTGGAGCGTGGTATCCTTGCCGGCATGCCACCTCTAGGAGAACGTTTTAAGCTGCTTAAG GCGAAAGAAGCAGATATGCTGGTGCAAAATAAGGCACTATATGAGGACAAGGAACATCTATCGCAG CAAGAGTACATTCGAGGAATCAGTGCCTGGAATTTCAACTTGGATGATTTGAAGAACCAAGCTGCCCTT ATTCCAGATGATTTTGTATCAAACTCCGATGATGCAAGTGTTAGTGGGAAGTATGCTGATGGTCAGGAAAGTTTGTTCTCTGAGAAGGATAGTGATTCCAAAGCTGTGTCTAACTTGGAG GATGAGCTCAATGATTTACCTAATATGGAGGATTCTCTTGCTGCATTTCCAATGAAACCTCTTCAGGCTCTGAA GGGTTGTTTTGATGTTTGTGAAGATGATATTGCTGCTACTAGTCCAACTTCAAGAGATTCTATTCCTTCAGATTTTGAACAGCAAAATCCACAACAGTCATCTACTAGTGCTGTGGATCAAGAAGCAGGAACAGATGATGGTTTGGATCCATCTCATTCTTCTATTGCAGGACGCAGAAAATTTTCCAGTGGCTCACTGCTACAGGAATATGTGGTTTCCCCAAGAAAACTTATTGGTAATGGGGATAG AGATCATCTGCAACCAAGATTTCAAGTAGATCGGAATTCTAGTGGTCCACTGCAGTATCGTCACAAGAAAGATTTCAGTATTCCTAATGCAG GCGAGGATGCATCAGAAGGTGCTATACTTGAACAGAGAGGACGTTTCAAAGTCACATCAGCAGATGTGAGTACCAAG GGTTCAATGAACTTGGTAAGCCCAGTTTCTGGTGGTTCAACAAGCCCAACAATACCAAGCCATTCAGGTGCTTTAATTCTTCCATCATTGCAATTCATCCTGCAGCAGAACACTGCACAAAGA GACGAGATACTTAAATTGATGAAGATGTTGGAGCAACCTTCTG GTAATGGCCATGAGCTAACTGAAGCTGGAATACTTTCACCG ATAAACCCGACACTTAAGGAGCGAGAGTTGCAAACTCAGATTATGCAGTTGCAGCAAAG CATTGGAAGTGTGGTCGATGAGCTCCATAGAGTAAAGGCGAAGAATTCTCAG TTGGAAAGAAAATTAAACGCAGTACTCAAGCAAGACGACAAGGTACAATGA
- the LOC121748406 gene encoding serine/threonine-protein kinase BLUS1-like isoform X2, protein MSQEPTKKFPLNAQDYELYEEVGEGVSATVYRALCIPLNEVVAIKVLDLEKCNNDLDGIRREVQTMILIDHSNLLRAHCSFTAGHNLWVVMPYMAGGSCLHIMKSSYPEGFEEPVIATLLRETLRALVYLHSHGHIHRDVKSGNILLDSNGAIKLGDYGVSACMYDTGDRQRTRNTFVGTPCWMAPEVMQQLHGYDFKADIWSFGITALELAHGHAPFSKYPPMKVLLMTLQNAPPGLDYERDKRFSKSFKEMVAACLVKDPKKRPTSEKLLKHPFFKHARSIEYLERGILAGMPPLGERFKLLKAKEADMLVQNKALYEDKEHLSQQEYIRGISAWNFNLDDLKNQAALIPDDFVSNSDDASVSGKYADGQESLFSEKDSDSKAVSNLEDELNDLPNMEDSLAAFPMKPLQALKGCFDVCEDDIAATSPTSRDSIPSDFEQQNPQQSSTSAVDQEAGTDDGLDPSHSSIAGRRKFSSGSLLQEYVVSPRKLIGNGDRDHLQPRFQVDRNSSGPLQYRHKKDFSIPNAGEDASEGAILEQRGRFKVTSADGSMNLVSPVSGGSTSPTIPSHSGALILPSLQFILQQNTAQRDEILKLMKMLEQPSGNGHELTEAGILSPINPTLKERELQTQIMQLQQSIGSVVDELHRVKAKNSQLERKLNAVLKQDDKVQ, encoded by the exons ATGTCTCAAGAACCAACCAAAAAATTTCCTCTTAATGCTCAAGATTATGAGTTATATGAGGAAGTTGGAGAGGGCGTCAGTGCGACTGTATACAGAGCTCTTTGTATTCCACTTAACGAGGTTGTTGCAATAAAGGTTCTTGATCTTGAGAAGTGCAACAATGACTTG GATGGCATTCGGAGAGAGGTGCAAACCATGATTCTGATTGACCATTCAAATCTCTTACGGGCTCACTGCTCATTCACTGCTGGCCATAATCTATGGGTTGTTATGCCTTACATGGCAGGTGGATCTTGCCTACACATTATGAAATCATCTTATCCGGAAGGTTTTGAGGAGCCTGTTATTGCTACATTATTACGTGAGACCCTCAGAGCTCTTGTGTACCTTCACAGCCATGGACATATCCACAGAGATGTGAAG TCAGGGAACATACTGCTTGATTCTAATGGCGCCATTAAATTGGGAGACTATGGAGTCTCTGCATGCATGTATGATACTGGTGATCGTCAGCGTACACGTAATACTTTTGTTGGAACACCATGCTG GATGGCACCCGAAGTCATGCAGCAGTTACATGGTTATGATTTCAA AGCAGACATATGGTCATTTGGAATCACAGCACTTGAACTTGCTCATGGTCATGCCCCTTTCTCCAAGTACCCACCTATGAAG GTTCTGTTGATGACGCTACAAAATGCACCTCCAGGTCTGGACTACGAAAGGGACAAGAGGTTCTCTAAG TCTTTCAAAGAGATGGTCGCTGCCTGCTTGGTGAAGGATCCCAAAAAACGCCCCACCTCAGAAAAGCTTTTGAAGCATCCCTTCTTTAAACATGCACGCTCAATTGAATATTTGGAGCGTGGTATCCTTGCCGGCATGCCACCTCTAGGAGAACGTTTTAAGCTGCTTAAG GCGAAAGAAGCAGATATGCTGGTGCAAAATAAGGCACTATATGAGGACAAGGAACATCTATCGCAG CAAGAGTACATTCGAGGAATCAGTGCCTGGAATTTCAACTTGGATGATTTGAAGAACCAAGCTGCCCTT ATTCCAGATGATTTTGTATCAAACTCCGATGATGCAAGTGTTAGTGGGAAGTATGCTGATGGTCAGGAAAGTTTGTTCTCTGAGAAGGATAGTGATTCCAAAGCTGTGTCTAACTTGGAG GATGAGCTCAATGATTTACCTAATATGGAGGATTCTCTTGCTGCATTTCCAATGAAACCTCTTCAGGCTCTGAA GGGTTGTTTTGATGTTTGTGAAGATGATATTGCTGCTACTAGTCCAACTTCAAGAGATTCTATTCCTTCAGATTTTGAACAGCAAAATCCACAACAGTCATCTACTAGTGCTGTGGATCAAGAAGCAGGAACAGATGATGGTTTGGATCCATCTCATTCTTCTATTGCAGGACGCAGAAAATTTTCCAGTGGCTCACTGCTACAGGAATATGTGGTTTCCCCAAGAAAACTTATTGGTAATGGGGATAG AGATCATCTGCAACCAAGATTTCAAGTAGATCGGAATTCTAGTGGTCCACTGCAGTATCGTCACAAGAAAGATTTCAGTATTCCTAATGCAG GCGAGGATGCATCAGAAGGTGCTATACTTGAACAGAGAGGACGTTTCAAAGTCACATCAGCAGAT GGTTCAATGAACTTGGTAAGCCCAGTTTCTGGTGGTTCAACAAGCCCAACAATACCAAGCCATTCAGGTGCTTTAATTCTTCCATCATTGCAATTCATCCTGCAGCAGAACACTGCACAAAGA GACGAGATACTTAAATTGATGAAGATGTTGGAGCAACCTTCTG GTAATGGCCATGAGCTAACTGAAGCTGGAATACTTTCACCG ATAAACCCGACACTTAAGGAGCGAGAGTTGCAAACTCAGATTATGCAGTTGCAGCAAAG CATTGGAAGTGTGGTCGATGAGCTCCATAGAGTAAAGGCGAAGAATTCTCAG TTGGAAAGAAAATTAAACGCAGTACTCAAGCAAGACGACAAGGTACAATGA
- the LOC121749107 gene encoding uncharacterized protein LOC121749107, giving the protein MCDRNASPPSSSSSSAAAVSRRRSRHSAEEEVGCTGRSCQSCTAGVIADCVAVCCCPCAVVNIFTLAFVKLPWAVARRCIGRRRERRRRLEEERRKRGGGGVDGATTSEIVVNIGEELLNDEFGAELKGEEVWLELYELGHLGFGRVSFTGIPFQDKGD; this is encoded by the coding sequence atgtgcGATCGCAACGCATCCCcgccctcctcctcgtcgtcgaGCGCCGCCGCCGTGAGCCGCCGCCGGAGCCGGCATTCCGCGGAGGAGGAGGTCGGTTGCACGGGGAGATCCTGCCAGTCGTGCACGGCCGGCGTGATCGCGGACTGCGTCGCCGTCTGCTGCTGCCCGTGCGCCGTGGTCAACATTTTCACCCTGGCCTTCGTGAAGCTGCCGTGGGCGGTGGCGCGGAGGTGCATCGGCCGGCGGCGAGAGAGGAGGCGCCGCCTGGAGGAGGAGCGGCGGAAGCGCGGCGGCGGGGGTGTGGATGGGGCGACGACGTCGGAGATCGTGGTGAATATCGGTGAGGAGTTGTTAAATGACGAATTTGGGGCTGAGTTGAAAGGGGAAGAGGTGTGGTTGGAGTTGTATGAGTTGGGGCATTTGGGTTTTGGTAGGGTTTCCTTTACGGGGATTCCTTTCCAAGACAAGGGTGATTAG